The Pseudomonas kermanshahensis genome includes a window with the following:
- a CDS encoding cyclase family protein — MTLARKRRLVDLSVTLDNNPYTDPPPLLPKIDYMDHQQGWPEMAAMFPGLSLDQMPGHESWAAERLSITTHSGTHMDAPWHYASTTDGGKPAFGIDELPLEWCLQAGVKLDFRHLPDGHVVTGAEVHAELSRIGHELQPLDIVLVNTRAGSLFGEPGYLEAGVGMGREATLYLLERGVRVVGTDAWSWDAPFKYTRERFAASGDASIIWEGHKAGRDIGYGQMEKLANLDSLPASGFLVSCFPYKIKHASAGFVRAVAIFEE; from the coding sequence ATGACCCTTGCCCGTAAACGCCGCCTCGTCGATCTCTCGGTAACACTGGACAACAACCCCTACACCGACCCGCCGCCGCTGCTGCCCAAGATCGACTACATGGACCACCAGCAGGGTTGGCCTGAAATGGCCGCGATGTTCCCTGGCCTGTCCCTGGACCAGATGCCGGGGCACGAGTCGTGGGCAGCAGAGCGCCTGTCGATCACCACCCACAGCGGCACTCACATGGATGCGCCTTGGCACTACGCCTCTACCACCGACGGCGGCAAGCCGGCGTTCGGTATCGATGAGCTGCCGCTGGAGTGGTGCCTGCAAGCGGGAGTGAAGCTGGACTTTCGCCACCTGCCCGATGGCCATGTGGTGACTGGCGCCGAGGTGCACGCTGAGCTTTCGCGTATCGGCCATGAGCTGCAACCGCTGGACATCGTGCTGGTGAACACCCGTGCCGGCAGCCTGTTCGGCGAGCCGGGGTATCTGGAAGCAGGCGTCGGCATGGGCCGTGAAGCCACCCTCTACCTGCTGGAGCGCGGCGTGCGAGTCGTGGGTACCGACGCTTGGAGCTGGGACGCACCCTTCAAGTACACCCGCGAACGCTTCGCCGCGAGTGGCGATGCGTCGATCATCTGGGAAGGCCACAAGGCTGGGCGCGACATCGGCTACGGCCAGATGGAGAAACTGGCCAACCTTGATAGCCTGCCGGCCAGCGGCTTTTTGGTGTCTTGCTTCCCTTACAAGATCAAGCATGCCTCGGCCGGCTTCGTCCGCGCCGTGGCCATCTTCGAAGAATAA
- a CDS encoding fumarylacetoacetate hydrolase family protein — MKLATLDDGSRDGRLLLVSCDLSRAVDAADIAPTLQAAVDDWPNVEADLRGRYDALNKGELAGAFDFDPNRVMAPLPRAWQWLDGSCFLSHGELMQRAFNLAPIEGVESTPLMYQGAGDDFLGPQQDIALPSEAHGIDFEGEFAVLVDEVPMGCTAEQALKHIRLVLQVNDVSLRALAPREMKTGFGFVQAKSSSSFAPVAVTPDELGDAWRDGRVHLPLKVEWNGQWFGHPHGGAMHFGFHQLIAHAALTRRLGAGSVIGSGTVSNADRSVGSACISERRAIEMIEHGAPRTGFLQFGHRIRMEARNTDGSPLFGAIDQQVVQAAPPCA; from the coding sequence ATGAAGCTTGCCACACTCGACGACGGCAGCCGCGACGGCCGCCTGCTACTGGTTTCCTGTGACTTGAGCCGTGCGGTGGACGCCGCCGATATCGCCCCCACGTTGCAAGCGGCCGTGGATGACTGGCCGAACGTGGAGGCCGACTTGCGCGGCCGCTACGATGCCCTTAACAAAGGTGAACTCGCCGGCGCCTTCGACTTCGACCCCAACCGCGTGATGGCGCCGCTGCCGCGTGCCTGGCAATGGCTGGACGGCTCTTGCTTCCTCAGCCACGGCGAGCTGATGCAGCGAGCGTTCAACCTTGCGCCCATCGAAGGCGTAGAGTCCACGCCGCTGATGTACCAGGGCGCTGGCGACGACTTCCTTGGCCCGCAGCAAGACATTGCACTGCCCAGCGAGGCCCACGGCATCGACTTCGAAGGCGAGTTCGCTGTGCTGGTGGACGAGGTGCCCATGGGCTGCACGGCCGAACAGGCACTGAAGCATATTCGCCTGGTACTGCAGGTCAACGACGTCAGCCTGCGGGCGTTGGCGCCACGGGAAATGAAGACCGGCTTCGGCTTCGTCCAGGCCAAATCCTCCTCCAGCTTCGCCCCGGTCGCAGTTACCCCAGACGAGCTGGGAGATGCCTGGCGCGACGGTCGCGTGCACCTGCCGCTGAAAGTGGAGTGGAACGGCCAGTGGTTTGGCCACCCGCATGGCGGCGCCATGCACTTCGGCTTCCACCAGTTGATCGCCCATGCCGCGCTGACCCGTCGCCTCGGCGCCGGTAGCGTGATTGGCTCCGGCACCGTTTCCAATGCCGATCGCAGCGTGGGGTCGGCGTGTATTTCCGAGCGCCGCGCCATTGAAATGATCGAGCATGGCGCGCCGCGCACCGGCTTCCTGCAATTCGGTCACCGCATTCGCATGGAGGCCCGCAACACGGATGGTTCGCCGTTGTTCGGTGCCATCGACCAGCAGGTAGTCCAGGCAGCCCCGCCATGCGCGTGA
- a CDS encoding arylsulfatase yields MRLRILLAALACFAPVFAGAAERPNILLIVADDLGYSDLGAFGGEIATPSLDHLAASGLQLTSMYAAPTCSPTRSMLMSGTDNHLAGLGTMAEGMQPFQRGKPGYEGYLNQQAHSIAGLLRDGGYRTAMVGKWHLGLAPEQGPDRRGFEQSFTLLEGGGVHFKPAPGSTAKIEQLSYRENGKPVELPDDFYSTDFYTDKLLAYLKAGQGSGKPFFAYAAYTSPHWPLQAPQAYLDKYRGRYDGGYDAVRQARIERMKEKGLLPADFQSAAPLPVTPQLPGWDQLDPQRKRIEARKMEIYAAMVDNLDHNVGRLLEYLQTSGQMDNTLIVFMSDNGPAGERHEQYYPAGPNTDNRLENLGRRGSQIDYGLRWAEVSAAPLRLFKGSTAEGGISVPAIVQLPASLRRQGLERGVARVDDLAPTFLALAGLPDPGDQYQGQPKHPITGRSMLPMLEGKGRAEPVMAGELFGSRYYREGNLKLLGLVPWSMPGQPQPPLRWQLFDLSHDRGEQHDLSASQPETTQRLQQAWQDYARRVGVVAPPLAKAP; encoded by the coding sequence ATGCGATTACGCATACTGTTGGCGGCCTTGGCGTGCTTTGCGCCAGTCTTCGCCGGCGCGGCCGAGCGCCCCAATATATTGCTGATCGTAGCCGATGACCTGGGCTACTCCGACCTCGGCGCCTTCGGTGGTGAAATTGCCACACCGAGCCTCGATCACCTGGCGGCCAGTGGCCTGCAACTGACCAGCATGTACGCTGCGCCGACCTGTTCGCCGACCCGATCCATGCTGATGTCCGGCACCGACAACCACCTGGCCGGGCTGGGTACCATGGCCGAAGGGATGCAGCCATTCCAGCGAGGCAAGCCAGGCTATGAGGGCTACCTCAACCAACAGGCGCACTCTATCGCCGGCCTCTTGCGCGATGGTGGTTACCGTACCGCCATGGTCGGCAAGTGGCACTTGGGCCTGGCCCCGGAGCAGGGCCCGGACCGTCGTGGCTTCGAGCAGTCTTTCACCCTGCTCGAAGGGGGTGGGGTGCACTTCAAGCCCGCCCCTGGCTCGACCGCGAAGATCGAACAACTCTCTTACCGCGAGAATGGCAAGCCAGTGGAGCTTCCGGATGACTTCTATTCCACGGACTTCTATACCGACAAGTTGCTGGCGTACCTGAAGGCGGGGCAGGGCAGTGGCAAACCCTTCTTCGCGTATGCGGCTTACACCTCGCCACACTGGCCGTTGCAAGCACCGCAGGCTTACCTGGATAAATACCGCGGTCGCTACGACGGCGGCTACGACGCGGTTCGCCAGGCGCGAATCGAGCGCATGAAAGAAAAAGGCCTGCTGCCTGCCGACTTCCAGAGCGCCGCGCCGCTCCCGGTCACCCCGCAGTTGCCTGGCTGGGACCAACTGGACCCCCAGCGCAAGCGCATCGAGGCGCGCAAGATGGAGATCTACGCCGCGATGGTGGACAACCTCGACCACAACGTCGGTCGCCTGCTGGAATACCTGCAGACCAGCGGCCAGATGGACAACACCTTGATCGTTTTCATGTCCGACAACGGCCCCGCTGGCGAACGCCACGAGCAGTACTACCCCGCCGGCCCGAATACCGACAACCGCCTGGAGAATCTCGGCCGACGCGGGTCGCAGATCGACTACGGGCTGCGCTGGGCAGAGGTGAGCGCGGCGCCACTGCGGCTGTTCAAGGGCAGCACCGCCGAAGGCGGTATCAGCGTGCCGGCCATCGTACAATTGCCGGCCAGCCTCCGTCGTCAGGGGCTGGAGCGTGGTGTGGCACGGGTGGATGACCTAGCGCCGACCTTCCTTGCCCTGGCGGGTCTGCCGGACCCGGGTGACCAGTACCAAGGCCAGCCCAAGCATCCCATCACCGGCCGCTCCATGCTGCCGATGCTCGAAGGCAAAGGCCGGGCTGAGCCGGTAATGGCCGGTGAGCTGTTTGGCAGCCGCTATTACCGCGAAGGTAACCTGAAACTCCTTGGCCTGGTGCCCTGGAGCATGCCGGGCCAGCCCCAGCCACCGTTGCGTTGGCAGTTGTTCGACTTGTCGCACGATCGCGGCGAGCAGCACGACCTCTCCGCCAGCCAGCCGGAAACCACGCAACGCTTGCAGCAGGCCTGGCAGGACTACGCCCGCCGTGTCGGAGTGGTCGCACCGCCTCTGGCCAAGGCCCCATGA
- a CDS encoding MFS transporter has product MSTERQAGLPQSLLLLFGSCLPVLGAVLLAPVLPRMQAHFADTPGAEVLVPISLTIPALVIALLAPFAGVIADRLGRKPLLLASMMLYSLCGLLPLWLESLLGIVISRAGLGLAEAGIMTCCTTLMGDYYQGGRRERLFALQMVATSLSAAVFIALGGALGQNDWRLPFVLYGAGLVLLPLMAMLLWEPKVAEAAALSGKAEDFPWRRLLPLYLLTVLAGISLFIVPVQAGFLLTLLHVDSPQQIGMTMGANQLGVLAGALSFRLLNGQRRQHLLLLAFATAGGGGLLMATTANPALVAVAVLINGLGIGLMLPTLITGVMRQVDFTQRGRATGGFTAALFAGEFISPLVVLGLNGGVVAQLPGALTVVAVAQLLLALACVVLAKCFRSRGAGATTTSDHI; this is encoded by the coding sequence ATGAGCACTGAGCGCCAGGCGGGTTTGCCGCAATCCTTGTTGCTACTGTTTGGCAGCTGTTTGCCGGTGCTGGGCGCGGTGCTGCTGGCACCTGTACTGCCGCGCATGCAGGCGCATTTTGCCGATACACCCGGCGCCGAAGTGCTGGTGCCTATCAGCCTGACCATTCCGGCGTTAGTGATCGCGCTGCTGGCGCCGTTTGCCGGTGTCATCGCCGACCGTCTGGGGCGCAAGCCGCTGTTGCTGGCCTCGATGATGCTTTACAGCCTCTGCGGGCTGCTGCCGCTGTGGCTTGAGTCGCTGCTGGGTATCGTCATCAGCCGTGCAGGCCTGGGCCTGGCGGAGGCTGGCATCATGACCTGCTGCACGACGCTGATGGGTGACTACTACCAGGGCGGGCGGCGCGAGCGCCTGTTCGCCCTGCAGATGGTCGCCACTTCGCTTTCGGCGGCAGTGTTCATCGCCTTGGGCGGCGCACTTGGGCAAAACGACTGGCGTCTGCCTTTCGTGCTGTACGGCGCCGGCCTGGTGCTCCTGCCGCTGATGGCAATGCTGCTCTGGGAGCCGAAGGTCGCTGAAGCCGCGGCGTTGTCTGGCAAGGCTGAAGACTTCCCGTGGCGCAGGCTCTTGCCGTTGTACCTGCTCACCGTACTGGCGGGCATCAGCCTATTCATCGTGCCGGTGCAAGCTGGCTTCCTGCTCACCCTGCTGCACGTCGATTCGCCCCAGCAGATCGGCATGACCATGGGCGCCAACCAGCTCGGCGTGCTGGCCGGTGCACTGAGCTTCCGCCTGCTCAACGGCCAGCGCCGGCAACATCTGCTGCTGCTGGCTTTCGCCACAGCCGGGGGCGGTGGGCTGCTGATGGCCACCACCGCCAACCCAGCGCTGGTGGCGGTTGCGGTGCTGATCAATGGCCTGGGCATCGGATTGATGCTGCCGACCCTGATCACCGGGGTGATGAGGCAGGTCGATTTCACGCAGCGCGGCCGCGCCACCGGAGGCTTTACCGCGGCCCTATTCGCCGGCGAGTTCATCAGCCCTCTGGTGGTGCTGGGCCTCAATGGCGGCGTGGTCGCCCAATTGCCTGGCGCCCTGACGGTGGTGGCTGTCGCCCAGTTGCTGCTGGCGCTCGCCTGCGTGGTGCTGGCGAAGTGTTTCCGTTCGCGCGGCGCTGGCGCTACTACCACGTCTGATCACATCTAG
- a CDS encoding alpha/beta hydrolase family protein — MFRYFPTNYVWNLSVNLAIEMGARIGEIVEMCEPLQEAAKQPDADGTRAFREAWSKTADKLCDLAREDEEKGRLLSAGEKYNRAATYYLTGERLQAHGAPGRMALYQRFLDTFARGIALSGENCERVEIPYEGKVISGLFIRAEGVQGPAPLLLQLNGLDSTKEMKYRVGLPTWLAKRGVSSLVIDQPGAGEALRLHDLKARYDAEHWGSRVFDWLETRADVDPKRIGCEGVSLGGYYCPRVVAFEPRFACGVVWGANHDWRDVQKRRLEREGSFPVPHYWEHVRWVWGGKNIDEFMTIAENVHLDGVVERIKVPFLVTHGEQDSQIPLKWAHRTYEQLVNSPKRELKIFTPREGGVQHSSFDNSINAGQYIADWVAENLGGRTA, encoded by the coding sequence ATGTTCCGCTATTTCCCCACCAACTACGTTTGGAACCTCTCGGTAAACCTCGCTATCGAGATGGGCGCGCGCATCGGTGAAATCGTCGAAATGTGCGAACCGCTTCAGGAAGCCGCCAAGCAACCTGACGCCGACGGAACCCGCGCCTTTCGAGAAGCCTGGTCGAAGACGGCCGACAAACTCTGCGACCTGGCCCGCGAGGACGAAGAGAAAGGCCGCCTGCTTTCGGCCGGCGAAAAGTACAACCGTGCCGCAACCTACTACCTCACAGGTGAACGCCTGCAAGCTCACGGCGCCCCAGGTCGCATGGCGCTTTACCAACGCTTCCTCGACACCTTCGCCCGCGGCATCGCGCTCTCCGGCGAGAATTGCGAGCGGGTCGAGATCCCCTATGAGGGCAAAGTCATTTCCGGGCTATTCATCCGTGCCGAAGGCGTACAGGGGCCGGCGCCTCTACTGCTGCAACTCAACGGCCTGGATTCCACGAAAGAAATGAAATACCGGGTTGGCCTGCCGACCTGGCTCGCCAAGCGGGGCGTGTCATCGCTAGTGATCGACCAGCCGGGCGCCGGCGAAGCGCTGCGCCTGCACGACCTGAAAGCCCGTTATGACGCCGAGCATTGGGGCAGCCGCGTGTTCGACTGGCTGGAAACCCGTGCGGATGTGGACCCCAAGCGCATCGGCTGCGAAGGCGTGTCGCTGGGCGGCTACTACTGCCCGCGTGTGGTGGCTTTCGAGCCGCGCTTTGCCTGTGGCGTGGTGTGGGGCGCCAACCACGACTGGCGCGACGTGCAAAAGCGCCGCCTGGAACGCGAAGGCAGCTTCCCGGTGCCGCATTACTGGGAGCACGTGCGCTGGGTGTGGGGCGGCAAAAACATCGACGAATTCATGACCATCGCCGAAAACGTCCACCTAGACGGCGTGGTGGAACGGATCAAGGTGCCGTTCCTGGTCACCCATGGCGAGCAGGACTCACAGATCCCGCTCAAATGGGCCCACCGCACCTACGAACAACTGGTCAATAGCCCCAAGCGCGAACTGAAGATCTTCACCCCGCGCGAAGGCGGTGTGCAGCACTCCAGCTTCGATAACTCCATTAACGCCGGCCAGTACATCGCCGACTGGGTCGCCGAAAACCTCGGTGGTCGTACCGCCTGA
- a CDS encoding VOC family protein yields MKIIGPDYLVFGVDNVDACVQYLTDYGLKPGKLDEAGGYLEALDGTGIEIRHRDDPRLPKAMETANTLRETVYGVADEATLQAIEAELSKDRTVVRGEDGVLRVVDDMGFALGFRITLRRPLVMPGEISNAPGAQLGRAINSLGASDDMPALPRSLSHVVYFVPDQAKAEAFYTRLGFVCTDRFVDTGPFLRPAGTQDHHTLFLIQTPPFMKGIEHFTFHMGGPTEVMIAGTRFVEKGYESFWGPGRHQLGSNWFWYFNSPMGCHVEYDADMDLHDERWTARVAAPGADNSQYFLFHYQEKWAPGGPPPKH; encoded by the coding sequence ATGAAGATCATCGGACCTGATTACCTTGTGTTCGGCGTCGACAACGTCGACGCCTGCGTGCAATACCTCACCGACTACGGTTTGAAGCCGGGCAAGCTGGACGAAGCCGGCGGCTACCTTGAGGCCCTGGACGGCACTGGCATTGAAATTCGCCACCGCGACGACCCACGCCTGCCCAAGGCCATGGAGACTGCGAACACCCTGCGCGAAACCGTTTACGGCGTAGCCGACGAAGCCACCCTGCAGGCCATCGAGGCCGAACTTTCCAAGGACCGCACCGTTGTGCGTGGGGAGGACGGCGTTTTGCGCGTGGTGGACGACATGGGCTTCGCCCTAGGTTTTCGCATCACCCTGCGCCGCCCGTTGGTGATGCCCGGCGAGATAAGCAACGCCCCCGGCGCACAGCTGGGCCGCGCCATCAACTCGCTGGGCGCCAGCGACGACATGCCGGCTTTGCCACGCAGCCTGTCGCATGTGGTCTATTTCGTGCCTGACCAGGCCAAGGCAGAAGCGTTCTACACCCGCCTGGGCTTTGTCTGCACCGACCGCTTCGTCGACACCGGCCCCTTCCTGCGCCCGGCTGGCACCCAGGACCACCACACCCTGTTCCTGATCCAGACGCCGCCGTTCATGAAAGGTATCGAACACTTTACCTTCCACATGGGTGGCCCAACCGAGGTAATGATTGCCGGTACCCGCTTCGTCGAGAAAGGCTATGAGTCGTTCTGGGGGCCAGGGCGTCACCAGCTGGGGTCCAACTGGTTCTGGTACTTCAACAGCCCCATGGGCTGCCACGTGGAATATGACGCCGACATGGACCTGCATGACGAGCGCTGGACCGCGCGGGTTGCAGCGCCCGGTGCCGACAACTCGCAGTACTTTCTCTTCCACTACCAGGAAAAATGGGCCCCTGGCGGCCCGCCACCCAAACATTGA
- a CDS encoding formylglycine-generating enzyme family protein: MRRQLFVVGGLSVLALATVAARSPTSLPLGNVAGCEAYGGLPAGWGNDPLAGMVRVSGGRFTPGTDGGYPDERPLAPVHVGDFWIDRTEVTRAQFGAFVEATHYITEAERSGGAALFHVPLDTASGGSALPWWRYVRGADWRHPSGPDGPLANLDQYPVTLVTLADAQAYAQWRGNDLPSEAEWEYAARGVDPSQRLGEEPRDSNGQPAANYWQGVFPVHDAAEDGFAGVAPVGCFAANAAGLFDMIGNVWEWTADAQWGPLISHANGDPSQLRSALAPSRPQVIKGGSYLCAASYCARYRTAARERQDADLATSHVGFRTIRRIPPTTLTHSEW, encoded by the coding sequence ATGAGGCGCCAGCTCTTCGTCGTGGGTGGCTTGAGTGTGCTGGCCCTGGCGACGGTAGCTGCGCGCTCGCCCACCAGCCTGCCCTTGGGCAATGTCGCCGGCTGCGAGGCCTACGGTGGCTTGCCGGCGGGTTGGGGCAACGACCCGCTGGCCGGGATGGTCCGCGTCAGCGGCGGGCGCTTCACCCCCGGCACTGATGGGGGTTACCCGGATGAGCGACCGTTAGCCCCAGTGCACGTCGGCGACTTCTGGATCGATCGCACCGAGGTTACCCGCGCGCAGTTCGGCGCCTTTGTCGAGGCCACCCATTACATCACCGAGGCTGAGCGCTCCGGTGGCGCCGCGTTGTTCCACGTACCGCTGGACACGGCCAGCGGCGGGTCGGCGTTGCCTTGGTGGCGTTACGTAAGGGGTGCTGACTGGCGCCACCCATCGGGCCCGGACGGGCCGTTGGCCAACCTGGACCAATACCCAGTGACCTTGGTCACCCTGGCGGACGCCCAGGCCTACGCACAGTGGCGCGGCAACGACCTTCCCAGCGAGGCCGAGTGGGAATATGCAGCGCGCGGCGTTGACCCCTCGCAACGTCTCGGCGAGGAACCACGCGACAGCAACGGCCAGCCCGCCGCAAATTACTGGCAGGGCGTGTTCCCCGTGCATGACGCAGCCGAGGACGGTTTCGCTGGCGTTGCCCCAGTGGGCTGTTTTGCCGCCAACGCCGCTGGGCTGTTCGACATGATCGGCAACGTTTGGGAATGGACGGCAGATGCCCAATGGGGGCCGCTGATCAGTCACGCCAATGGCGATCCGAGCCAATTGCGTAGCGCGCTTGCACCGTCGCGTCCTCAGGTCATCAAGGGTGGCTCCTACCTTTGCGCCGCGTCCTATTGCGCCCGCTATCGCACGGCGGCACGTGAGCGCCAGGATGCGGACCTGGCGACCTCTCATGTGGGCTTTCGCACCATTCGCCGTATCCCGCCAACAACCTTGACCCACTCGGAGTGGTAG
- a CDS encoding LysR family transcriptional regulator, with product MRFKHLDLNLLVALDVLLEEQNITRAAARLHMTQSATSGVLGRLRTYFEDDLLVQVGRKMMPTPLAKELALPVRDVLLKIQTSITAKPVHDISESKRHFRIMASDYLISVLFAEAIREINHEAPNITFELISPGQTAMEMLMRGEVDLMIAPEHFIVKEHPSQLLFDEQHVCVVCAENHSIGERLTLERYLELGHVGVAFGRSRTPGIEEWFMSQYGCKRRVEVITHDFNTLAQLVIGTQRIATMHSRLARLYARNLPLRILPPPVELPAMQEYMSWHRSLDRDPMLRWLREKLTEMVSRPESAVTA from the coding sequence ATGCGCTTTAAACACCTGGATTTGAACCTCCTGGTGGCGCTGGATGTACTGCTCGAAGAGCAGAACATCACCCGTGCCGCCGCCCGCCTGCACATGACCCAATCGGCCACCAGCGGTGTGCTCGGACGCCTGCGGACCTACTTCGAAGATGACCTGCTAGTGCAGGTGGGCCGCAAGATGATGCCCACTCCACTGGCAAAGGAACTGGCGTTACCGGTTCGCGACGTACTGCTGAAAATCCAGACCTCCATCACCGCCAAACCAGTGCACGACATCTCCGAGAGTAAACGTCACTTCCGCATCATGGCCTCGGACTACCTGATCAGCGTGCTGTTCGCCGAGGCGATTCGCGAGATCAACCACGAAGCCCCGAACATCACCTTCGAACTCATCAGCCCCGGCCAGACCGCCATGGAAATGCTCATGCGCGGCGAAGTGGACCTGATGATCGCGCCAGAGCACTTCATCGTTAAGGAGCACCCCTCACAGCTCTTGTTCGACGAACAGCACGTCTGCGTGGTGTGCGCCGAGAACCACAGCATCGGCGAGCGCCTGACACTGGAACGCTACCTTGAGCTGGGCCATGTCGGCGTCGCCTTCGGGCGCAGCCGTACGCCCGGCATAGAGGAGTGGTTCATGAGCCAATACGGTTGCAAACGCCGCGTGGAAGTCATCACCCACGACTTCAATACCTTGGCGCAACTGGTCATTGGGACCCAACGCATCGCCACCATGCACAGCCGCCTGGCACGGCTTTATGCACGCAACCTGCCGCTGCGCATCTTGCCGCCGCCGGTGGAGCTGCCGGCCATGCAGGAATACATGAGTTGGCACCGCAGCCTGGACCGTGACCCCATGCTGCGCTGGCTGCGCGAAAAGCTGACGGAGATGGTCAGCCGCCCAGAGTCTGCCGTTACCGCTTGA
- a CDS encoding cupin domain-containing protein: protein MQALPPFQRVVTGHDNEGRAVVTLAGPTLNNFPLKAVPGTLFYEVWNSSVSPALLDNGADPTDKPLQLSPGAQGSVIRVVDIPPDSVQNQVSAEDAAAAFAEIGQAHAGTGKADSRHKLMHRTETLDYGLVTEGEVWLVLDGEEVHLKRGDIVVQRGTNHAWSNRTENMARMVFILLDGRYAPELKEMLQ, encoded by the coding sequence ATGCAAGCACTTCCCCCATTCCAGCGCGTGGTCACCGGCCACGACAACGAGGGCCGCGCCGTGGTCACCCTGGCAGGCCCCACGCTCAACAACTTCCCGCTCAAGGCGGTGCCCGGCACCCTGTTCTATGAGGTCTGGAACAGCAGCGTCAGCCCTGCGCTGCTGGACAATGGCGCCGACCCAACCGACAAGCCCCTGCAACTTTCCCCGGGTGCCCAGGGCAGCGTTATCCGTGTGGTGGATATCCCGCCGGACAGCGTGCAGAACCAAGTTAGCGCCGAGGATGCCGCTGCGGCCTTCGCCGAGATCGGCCAAGCCCATGCAGGCACTGGCAAGGCGGACTCCAGGCACAAGCTCATGCACCGCACCGAAACCCTCGACTACGGCCTCGTCACCGAGGGTGAGGTGTGGTTGGTGCTCGACGGCGAGGAAGTCCACCTCAAACGTGGCGACATCGTGGTCCAGCGCGGCACCAACCATGCCTGGAGCAACCGCACCGAGAACATGGCGCGGATGGTCTTCATCCTGCTTGACGGCCGCTACGCCCCCGAACTCAAGGAGATGCTGCAATGA
- a CDS encoding NAD-dependent epimerase/dehydratase family protein → MRVMITGAAGFLGRLLVQRLLDKGQLRGQPLEALVLLDQQLEGFPSDPRLRLLAGSIAEPTLLRRALADGVDVVFHLVSVPGGAAEEHYALGRQVNLLATLELLDQLRNAARPPVLVYASSVAVYGAQLPARMDEQWMPRPALSYGAHKVMVETQLNDLARRGEVDGRALRLPGIVARPHEPNGLRSAFMSDLMHALAAGENYCCPVSPQATAWWMSARCCVDNLLHAAELQNPGPQRVWQLPVLHLAMDQVVEALAEAFGDDRRALVSYQPNVDLEALFGRYPPLRTPQSRALGFHHDGSAQTLVRNALSLSQRPRHARASLQTL, encoded by the coding sequence ATGCGCGTGATGATTACCGGAGCTGCCGGTTTCCTTGGCCGCTTGCTGGTGCAACGACTGCTCGACAAGGGCCAACTGCGAGGCCAGCCGTTGGAAGCGCTGGTGTTACTGGATCAGCAACTGGAGGGTTTTCCTTCCGACCCGCGCCTGCGCTTGCTCGCCGGCAGTATCGCAGAACCGACCCTGTTACGCCGCGCCCTGGCCGATGGCGTGGATGTCGTGTTCCATCTGGTGAGCGTCCCCGGCGGCGCAGCCGAGGAGCACTATGCATTGGGCCGGCAGGTGAATCTGCTGGCGACCCTGGAGCTGCTCGACCAGTTGCGCAACGCTGCGCGGCCACCGGTGCTGGTCTACGCCAGCAGCGTGGCCGTGTACGGCGCGCAACTACCGGCACGCATGGACGAGCAGTGGATGCCGCGTCCGGCGCTGTCTTATGGCGCGCACAAGGTCATGGTGGAAACCCAGCTCAATGACCTCGCCCGCCGTGGCGAGGTAGATGGCCGCGCATTGCGGCTACCGGGCATCGTCGCAAGGCCCCACGAGCCGAACGGCTTGCGTTCGGCCTTCATGAGCGACCTGATGCACGCCCTTGCCGCTGGAGAAAACTATTGCTGCCCGGTGTCGCCGCAGGCCACCGCCTGGTGGATGTCGGCGCGTTGCTGCGTCGACAACCTGCTGCATGCCGCCGAACTGCAAAACCCCGGCCCTCAGCGGGTGTGGCAGTTGCCAGTGCTGCATCTGGCCATGGACCAAGTGGTCGAGGCTCTGGCCGAGGCCTTCGGCGACGACCGTCGGGCCTTGGTGAGCTACCAGCCGAACGTGGACCTGGAGGCCCTGTTCGGCCGCTATCCGCCTTTGCGTACCCCGCAATCGCGAGCCCTGGGATTTCATCACGATGGCTCTGCCCAAACGCTGGTGCGTAACGCCCTTAGCCTGAGCCAACGCCCGCGCCATGCGCGCGCGTCATTACAAACCCTTTGA